In Sorghum bicolor cultivar BTx623 chromosome 10, Sorghum_bicolor_NCBIv3, whole genome shotgun sequence, one genomic interval encodes:
- the LOC8069166 gene encoding probable thiol methyltransferase 2 isoform X2, producing MGVFFFFWKYKSFPVFVFPSPLAGSRRRMRALPRVGEPGPVRWWWLASRARPRRAMGSSAPARAAGGRRDPGENPAVGRLRELFTGDAADGWEKSWEFGVTPWDLGKPTPVIEHLVRSGTLPKGRALVPGCGMGYDVVALASPERFVVGLDISDLAVKKAKQWSSSLPNADYFTFLAEDFFKWIPSEKFDLIFDYTFFCALDPSLRVAWAETVNRLLKPDGELLTLIYLISDQEGGPPYNNTVAE from the exons ATGGGagtatttttcttcttttggaaatataaatcattTCCCGTCTTTGTCTTTCCGTCCCCTCTGGCAGGCTCGCGTAGGCGTATGAGGGCGCTGCCTCGCGTAGGCGAGCCCGGGCCCGTGCGCTGGTGGTGGTTGGCCTCGCGCGCGCGGCCGCGGCGGGCGATGGGGTCGTCGGCGCCGGCGAGGGCGGCGGGCGGCAGAAGGGATCCCGGCGAGAACCCGGCGGTGGGGAGGCTGCGGGAGCTCTTCACAGGCGACGCGGCAG ATGGGTGGGAGAAGTCCTGGGAGTTTGGTGTGACCCCGTGGGATTTGGGAAAGCCAACACCTGTCATCGAGCATCTTGTTAGATCAGGAACACTCCCAAAAGGAAGAGCTTTGGTTCCTGGATGTGGAATG GGATACGATGTGGTCGCTCTGGCAAGTCCTGAACGTTTTGTTGTTGGCTTGGATATTTCTGATCTGGCTGTTAAGAAGGCTAAGCAG TGGTCATCCTCTTTGCCCAATGCAGATTATTTTACTTTTCTGGCTGAAGATTTCTTCAAGTGGATACCGAGTGAAAAATTCGATCTTATATTTGATTACAC GTTCTTTTGTGCACTTGACCCGAGCTTGAGGGTGGCTTGGGCAGAGACAGTTAACCGGCTTCTAAAACCAGATGGAGAGCTTCTTACCTTGATTTATCTG ATAAGTGATCAAGAGGGAGGACCACCTTACAATAATACAGTTGCTGAGTAA
- the LOC8069165 gene encoding proteasome subunit beta type-5-A: MAMKVDMSALETNFANMTFPASDDTYFSAGAPDVPSMVLPTCDDFDGFQADTKAMVKNKKGTTTLAFIFDKGVIVAADSRASMGGYISSQTVRKIIEINPYMLGTMAGGAADCQFWHRNLGNKCRLHELSNKRRISIAGASKLLANILYSYRGMGLSIGTMIAGWDEKGPGLYYVDSEGARLVGNKFSVGSGSLYAYGVLDDGYRFNMSVEEAAELARRAIYGATFRDAASGGCVSVYHVGPDGWTKLSGDDVGELHYHYYPVQKTPVEQEMTDAPTASA, encoded by the exons atggccatgAAGGTGGACATGTCCGCGCTCGAGACCAACTTCGCCAACATGACTTTCCCCGCCAGCGACGACACGTACTTCTCCGCCGGCGCCCCTGACGTGCCGTCCATGGTGCTCCCCACCTGCGACGAC TTCGACGGGTTCCAGGCGGACACCAAGGCCAtggtgaagaataagaagggGACGACCACGCTCGCCTTCATCTTCGACAAGGGCGTCATCGTCGCCGCTGATTCCAGGGCCAGCATGGGCGGTTATATAT CCTCACAAACCGTGAGGAAAATTATTGAAATAAATCCTTACATGCTGGGGACAATGGCTGGAGGCGCTGCTGATTGCCAATTCTGGCATAGGAACCTAGGAAACAAG TGTCGCCTCCATGAGCTTTCAAACAAGCGAAGGATCTCTATAGCTGGTGCTTCCAAACTGTTGGCTAACATCCTTTATTCATATCGTGGGATGGGACTGTCGATTGGTACAATGATTGCTGGATGGGATGAGAAG GGCCCTGGCTTGTACTATGTTGACAGTGAGGGTGCAAGGCTTGTGGGAAACAAGTTCTCTGTTGGCTCTGGTTCCCTCTATGCTTATGGTGTTTTGGACGACGG TTACCGCTTCAACATGTCAGTTGAGGAAGCTGCCGAATTAGCGCGACGGGCTATTTATGGGGCAACCTTCCGTGATGCAGCAAGTGGTGGTTGTGTTAGTG TTTATCATGTTGGCCCTGATGGTTGGACAAAGCTTTCTGGGGATGATGTTGGGGAGCTGCACTACCACTACTACCCGGTTCAGAAAACTCCGGTTGAACAGGAAATGACTGATGCGCCTACTGCTTCTGCTTAA
- the LOC8071334 gene encoding uncharacterized protein LOC8071334 isoform X2, whose amino-acid sequence MPRQGPRRLPAGERNRRLAEEVLYLHSLWRRGGPAPAPFQSRSDRREQRERSGLISALRHEERDRLRLDRAHRRKERKRRKIDRAAAEPAFAPSPPTSSPGTLAEAAGASTPSTANPPPPTTPPGSLAQRETVRSSVEFTNRDPVYIDGEGCDLDGDKAEEEEAARYFTGLFERDAWLRGHYTDRWRKGRFQCMVCAAGGGKKVGRAVRRFRGCLALVHHARDASRRRSLCGRCGRYGRPGAHRALAAVVCRMLRWDLEKLALPRVVIDPRATAGVQHAKENDDTGENNGYSTDDDSYSIHEDEESDDEESVDEEEDIERGMPDPGTDGFEEDSEIESNEEYAVKEDRENRMEDLSTDGDEDADELERSKEAGQKDADTGAEGSKITDGDTEAIELDNSEKIPEKEAANSIARKRDLKIRDRLLSLTHAKPVGTGPKEMEVQKRSSVPKHKEVSTPGSKFNEGSDKAKRKASALSYQGQSCASGVVKKVKVNQQPSNKGKQSKTSEIGASARKAKRPAVAARKAKLLAKKQLAKKHSHETQGGCLNS is encoded by the exons ATGCCGCGCCAGGGCCCGCGCCGCCTCCCTGCCGGAGAACGCAACCGTCGCCTCGCCGAGGAGGTGCTCTACCTGCACTCCCTCTGGCGTCGCGGAGGCCCCGCCCCAGCCCCGTTCCAGTCGCGCTCCGACCGACGCGAACAACGCGAACGCAGCGGGCTCATCAGCGCCCTCCGCCACGAAGAACGCGACCGCCTCAGGCTCGACCGCGCCCACCGCCGCAAAGAACGCAAGCGACGGAAGATcgaccgcgccgccgccgagccggccTTCGCGCCGTCTCCGCCCACCTCTTCGCCGGGAACCTTGGCGGAAGCCGCCGGCGCCTCAACCCCTTCCACCGCGAATCCGCCGCCTCCGACGACTCCCCCCGGCTCGCTCGCGCAGCGGGAGACCGTGCGCTCCTCCGTGGAGTTCACCAACCGCGACCCCGTCTATATCGACGGGGAGGGGTGCGATTTGGACGGCGATAAggcggaggaagaggaggcggcGCGCTACTTCACCGGGCTGTTCGAGCGGGACGCGTGGCTGCGAGGCCACTACACGGATAGGTGGCGCAAGGGGCGGTTCCAGTGCATGGTGTGCGCCGCGGGGGGCGGGAAGAAGGTGGGGAGGGCGGTGCGGCGGTTCCGGGGCTGCTTGGCGCTCGTGCACCACGCGCGCGACGCCTCGCGGCGGCGGTCGCTGTGCGGGAGGTGCGGGAGGTACGGGAGGCCCGGGGCGCACCGCGCGCTCGCCGCTGTCGTCTGCCGAATGCTCAGGTGGGATCTCGAGAAACTGGCCCTGCCTCGCGTCGTGATCGATCCCCGGGCCACGGCCGGTGTTCAACATGCCAAG GAGAATGATGATACTGGGGAGAACAATGGCTACTCGACTGATGATGATAGCTATTCGATTCATGAGGATGAAGAGAGTGATGACGAGGAGAGTGTGGATGAAGAG GAGGACATTGAGAGAGGGATGCCAGACCCAGGTACTGATGGTTTTGAAGAGGACAGTGAAATAGAGAGCAATGAAGAGTATGCTGTAAAG GAGGATCGTGAGAACAGGATGGAAGACTTGAGTACTGATGGTGATGAAGATGCTGATGAACTAGAGAGAAGTAAAGAGGCTGGTCAAAAG GATGCTGATACAGGAGCAGAAGGCTCTAAAATTACTGATGGTGATACAGAGGCTATTGAACTAGATAACAGTGAGAAGATTCCTGAAAAG GAAGCTGCTAATTCTATTGCAAGAAAACGGGATTTGAAGATAAGAGATCGCCTGTTGAGTCTCACCCATGCAAAACCCGTGGGCACAGGACCAAAGGAAATGGAAGTCCAGAAAAGGAGTAGTGTGCCAAAACACAAGGAGGTTTCGACACCAGGCAGCAAATTTAATGAAGGCAGTGACAAAGCCAAACGAAAGGCATCAGCTTTGTCGTATCAAGGCCAATCATGCGCATCTGGTGTTGTGAAGAAGGTGAAAGTGAACCAGCAACCCAGCAACAAAGGGAAGCAGAGCAAAACTAGTGAAAtcggagcaagtgctcggaaagcTAAGCGACCCGCTGTGGCTGCAAGAAAGGCGAAGTTACTAGCCAAGAAGCAACTAGCCAAGAAACACAGCCATGAAACGCAAGGTGGATGTCTCAATTCCTGA
- the LOC8069166 gene encoding probable thiol methyltransferase 2 isoform X1: MRALPRVGEPGPVRWWWLASRARPRRAMGSSAPARAAGGRRDPGENPAVGRLRELFTGDAADGWEKSWEFGVTPWDLGKPTPVIEHLVRSGTLPKGRALVPGCGMGYDVVALASPERFVVGLDISDLAVKKAKQWSSSLPNADYFTFLAEDFFKWIPSEKFDLIFDYTFFCALDPSLRVAWAETVNRLLKPDGELLTLIYLISDQEGGPPYNNTVADYQKVLEPLGLKAILMEDNEVAIKPRKGCEKIGRWRRCAHQSSL; encoded by the exons ATGAGGGCGCTGCCTCGCGTAGGCGAGCCCGGGCCCGTGCGCTGGTGGTGGTTGGCCTCGCGCGCGCGGCCGCGGCGGGCGATGGGGTCGTCGGCGCCGGCGAGGGCGGCGGGCGGCAGAAGGGATCCCGGCGAGAACCCGGCGGTGGGGAGGCTGCGGGAGCTCTTCACAGGCGACGCGGCAG ATGGGTGGGAGAAGTCCTGGGAGTTTGGTGTGACCCCGTGGGATTTGGGAAAGCCAACACCTGTCATCGAGCATCTTGTTAGATCAGGAACACTCCCAAAAGGAAGAGCTTTGGTTCCTGGATGTGGAATG GGATACGATGTGGTCGCTCTGGCAAGTCCTGAACGTTTTGTTGTTGGCTTGGATATTTCTGATCTGGCTGTTAAGAAGGCTAAGCAG TGGTCATCCTCTTTGCCCAATGCAGATTATTTTACTTTTCTGGCTGAAGATTTCTTCAAGTGGATACCGAGTGAAAAATTCGATCTTATATTTGATTACAC GTTCTTTTGTGCACTTGACCCGAGCTTGAGGGTGGCTTGGGCAGAGACAGTTAACCGGCTTCTAAAACCAGATGGAGAGCTTCTTACCTTGATTTATCTG ATAAGTGATCAAGAGGGAGGACCACCTTACAATAATACAGTTGCTGA TTATCAGAAGGTACTGGAACCGCTGGGTTTGAAGGCCATTCTTATGGAAGACAATGAGGTAGCCATTAAACCACGGAAG GGCTGTGAGAAAATTGGGAGGTGGAGGAGATGTGCACACCAATCATCTCTGTGA
- the LOC8071333 gene encoding probable sugar phosphate/phosphate translocator At1g06470: MHPKPEGGDADGAAAAEVGSPPPGYFRQRSMHAAAAADPEAAAARRAFDVENPPCSAGGAGGGLRPSESVTKLESLERAERAALAPAVVLRTGFYILVWYAFSTCLTLYNKTLLGDKLGKFPAPLLMNTVHFALQAGLSKLIIFFQSKGPEAAIEMGWKDYLMRVVPTALGTALDINLSNASLVFISVTFATMCKSASPIFLLLFAFAFRLENPSIKLLGIIVVISTGVLLTVSKETEFDFWGFIFVTLAAVMSGFRWSMTQILLQKDTYGLKNPITLMSHVTPVMAIATMILSLLLDPWSEFQNNSYFDNPWHVVRSCLLMLIGGSLAFFMVLTEYILISATSAITVTIAGVVKEAVTILVAVFYFHDEFTWLKGFGLFTIMVGVSLFNWYKYEKFKRGQTNEDEVNSPPFTGDVKYIILDDLEYQDEFEEEDT; encoded by the exons ATGCATCCCAAGCCCGAGGGCGGCGACGCCGACggggccgccgccgcggaggtGGGATCCCCGCCGCCGGGCTACTTCCGGCAGCGGAGCatgcacgccgccgccgccgcggatccggaggcggcggcggcgcgccgggCGTTCGACGTCGAGAACCCGCCTTGCTCCGCCGGCGGAGCGGGCGGGGGGCTCCGGCCCAGCGAGTCCGTCACCAAGCTGGAGTCGCTGGAGCGCGCGGAGCGCGCCGCGCTGGCGCCCGCCGTCGTGCTCAGGACCGGGTTCTACATCCTGGTGTGGTACGCGTTCAGCACCTGCCTCACGCT atATAACAAGACGCTGCTGGGGGATAAGCTCGGCAAGTTCCCGGCGCCGCTGCTGATGAACACCGTGCACTTCGCACTGCAGGCGGGGCTCTCCAAGCTCATAATCTTCTTCCAGTCCAAGGGGCCCGAGGCCGCCATCGAGATGGGCTGGAAGGACTACTTGATGAGAG TCGTGCCAACTGCTCTTGGGACGGCCTTGGACATAAACCTGAGCAATGCGTCTCTGGTGTTCATCTCGGTGACGTTTGCTACTATG TGTAAATCAGCCTCCCCGATATTCCTGTTGCTCTTTGCGTTTGCATTTAG GTTGGAGAATCCTAGCATCAAGCTTCTAGGAATTATAGTTGTTATTTCTACTGGAGTTCTGTTGACAG TTTCCAAGGAGACAGAGTTTGACTTCTGGGGCTTCATTTTTGTGACGCTTGCTGCTGTTATGTCGGGATTCCGTTGGTCCATGACCCAGATTCTGTTGCAG AAAGACACTTACG GCCTGAAGAATCCAATTACCTTGATGAGCCATGTTACACCAGTGATGGCCATAGCCACTATGATACTATCTCTATTACTGGATCCTTGGAGTGAATTTCAAAATAATTCATATTTCGATAACCCTTGGCATGTTGTGCGCAGTTGCTTACTCATGCTTATCGGAGGATCCTTAGCTTTTTTCATG GTGTTAACAGAGTATATACTTATTTCAGCAACAAGTGCCATAACCGTGACGATAGCTGGGGTAGTAAAAGAGGCTGTAACCATTTTG GTTGCAGTATTTTATTTCCATGATGAATTTACTTGGTTGAAAGGGTTTGGTCTGTTCACCATCATGGTTGGTGTTAGCTTGTTCAATTGGTACAA GTATGAGAAATTCAAAAGGGGTCAGACAAATGAGGATGAAGTCAACTCTCCTCCATTTACTGGTGACGTCAAGTACATTATTCTAGATGACTTGGAATATCAGGATGAATTTGAGGAGGAAGATACATAA
- the LOC8071334 gene encoding uncharacterized protein LOC8071334 isoform X1: protein MPRQGPRRLPAGERNRRLAEEVLYLHSLWRRGGPAPAPFQSRSDRREQRERSGLISALRHEERDRLRLDRAHRRKERKRRKIDRAAAEPAFAPSPPTSSPGTLAEAAGASTPSTANPPPPTTPPGSLAQRETVRSSVEFTNRDPVYIDGEGCDLDGDKAEEEEAARYFTGLFERDAWLRGHYTDRWRKGRFQCMVCAAGGGKKVGRAVRRFRGCLALVHHARDASRRRSLCGRCGRYGRPGAHRALAAVVCRMLRWDLEKLALPRVVIDPRATAGVQHAKENDDTGENNGYSTDDDSYSIHEDEESDDEESVDEEEDIERGMPDPGTDGFEEDSEIESNEEYAVKEDRENRMEDLSTDGDEDADELERSKEAGQKKDADTGAEGSKITDGDTEAIELDNSEKIPEKEAANSIARKRDLKIRDRLLSLTHAKPVGTGPKEMEVQKRSSVPKHKEVSTPGSKFNEGSDKAKRKASALSYQGQSCASGVVKKVKVNQQPSNKGKQSKTSEIGASARKAKRPAVAARKAKLLAKKQLAKKHSHETQGGCLNS, encoded by the exons ATGCCGCGCCAGGGCCCGCGCCGCCTCCCTGCCGGAGAACGCAACCGTCGCCTCGCCGAGGAGGTGCTCTACCTGCACTCCCTCTGGCGTCGCGGAGGCCCCGCCCCAGCCCCGTTCCAGTCGCGCTCCGACCGACGCGAACAACGCGAACGCAGCGGGCTCATCAGCGCCCTCCGCCACGAAGAACGCGACCGCCTCAGGCTCGACCGCGCCCACCGCCGCAAAGAACGCAAGCGACGGAAGATcgaccgcgccgccgccgagccggccTTCGCGCCGTCTCCGCCCACCTCTTCGCCGGGAACCTTGGCGGAAGCCGCCGGCGCCTCAACCCCTTCCACCGCGAATCCGCCGCCTCCGACGACTCCCCCCGGCTCGCTCGCGCAGCGGGAGACCGTGCGCTCCTCCGTGGAGTTCACCAACCGCGACCCCGTCTATATCGACGGGGAGGGGTGCGATTTGGACGGCGATAAggcggaggaagaggaggcggcGCGCTACTTCACCGGGCTGTTCGAGCGGGACGCGTGGCTGCGAGGCCACTACACGGATAGGTGGCGCAAGGGGCGGTTCCAGTGCATGGTGTGCGCCGCGGGGGGCGGGAAGAAGGTGGGGAGGGCGGTGCGGCGGTTCCGGGGCTGCTTGGCGCTCGTGCACCACGCGCGCGACGCCTCGCGGCGGCGGTCGCTGTGCGGGAGGTGCGGGAGGTACGGGAGGCCCGGGGCGCACCGCGCGCTCGCCGCTGTCGTCTGCCGAATGCTCAGGTGGGATCTCGAGAAACTGGCCCTGCCTCGCGTCGTGATCGATCCCCGGGCCACGGCCGGTGTTCAACATGCCAAG GAGAATGATGATACTGGGGAGAACAATGGCTACTCGACTGATGATGATAGCTATTCGATTCATGAGGATGAAGAGAGTGATGACGAGGAGAGTGTGGATGAAGAG GAGGACATTGAGAGAGGGATGCCAGACCCAGGTACTGATGGTTTTGAAGAGGACAGTGAAATAGAGAGCAATGAAGAGTATGCTGTAAAG GAGGATCGTGAGAACAGGATGGAAGACTTGAGTACTGATGGTGATGAAGATGCTGATGAACTAGAGAGAAGTAAAGAGGCTGGTCAAAAG AAGGATGCTGATACAGGAGCAGAAGGCTCTAAAATTACTGATGGTGATACAGAGGCTATTGAACTAGATAACAGTGAGAAGATTCCTGAAAAG GAAGCTGCTAATTCTATTGCAAGAAAACGGGATTTGAAGATAAGAGATCGCCTGTTGAGTCTCACCCATGCAAAACCCGTGGGCACAGGACCAAAGGAAATGGAAGTCCAGAAAAGGAGTAGTGTGCCAAAACACAAGGAGGTTTCGACACCAGGCAGCAAATTTAATGAAGGCAGTGACAAAGCCAAACGAAAGGCATCAGCTTTGTCGTATCAAGGCCAATCATGCGCATCTGGTGTTGTGAAGAAGGTGAAAGTGAACCAGCAACCCAGCAACAAAGGGAAGCAGAGCAAAACTAGTGAAAtcggagcaagtgctcggaaagcTAAGCGACCCGCTGTGGCTGCAAGAAAGGCGAAGTTACTAGCCAAGAAGCAACTAGCCAAGAAACACAGCCATGAAACGCAAGGTGGATGTCTCAATTCCTGA
- the LOC8069167 gene encoding F-box/LRR-repeat MAX2 homolog: protein MAEDAAAGSPLLDLPEPLLLHILGFLTDARSRHRVALACHRLLAAERATRAALSLRGDPRSDVFLYLIRPTFCFPALERLDLSLVSPWGHPFLSSAAPSADAVAPAVAAEEVAGQNALIAARLAYCFPAVSSLAVYCRDPTTLASLTPHWRSRLRSVKLVRWHQRPPGLDAGADLEPLLGDCPALRALDLSEFYCWTEDIQPALAAHPAAAAALTELDLGLAGATDGFYAAELGAIARFCPNLRKLVAPCVFNPRYVDFVSDDALLTIATSCPKLSILRLREPFELAATSQREDAAITVAGLVSFFAALPELEDFTLDLRHNVLETAPAMEALARRCPRIKFLTLGGFQGLCKASWLHLDGVAVCGSLESLCIKGCLDLTDASLAAIGRGCGRLAKFAIHGCDLVTSVGIRRLATALRPTIKEVSILHCRLLDTATCLTALSPIRDRIESLEVSCVWKEVEQPESVANGTTGCDHEDDDLGEVTYESASKKCRYMELDDLVSWEMLRSLSLWFPAGEVLSPLISAGLDSCPVLEEISIKVEGDCRARPGPFFGLRYLAGFPVLAKMKLDLSEAVGYALTAPAGQMDLSLWERFYLHGIDSLMTLYELDYWPPQDKEVNQRSLTLPAVGLLQGCVGLRKLFVHGTTHEHFLTFFLKVPNLRDMQLREDYYPAPESDMMNTEMRAESWLRFENQLNIRLIED, encoded by the coding sequence ATGGCTGAGGACGCCGCGGCGGGCTCCCCGCTCCTGGACCTGCCGGAGCCGCTGCTGCTCCACATCCTGGGCTTCCTCACCGACGCGCGGTCGCGGCACCGCGTCGCGCTGGCGTGCCACAGGCTCCTCGCGGCGGAGCGGGCCACGCGCGCCGCGCTCTCGCTGCGCGGGGACCCGCGGTCGGACGTGTTCCTCTACCTCATCAGGCCGACGTTCTGCTTCCCGGCGCTGGAGCGGCTCGACCTCTCGCTGGTGTCGCCGTGGGGCCACCCGTTCCTCTCCTCCGCGGCGCCGTCTGCCGACGCCGTCGCGCCGGCCGTGGCGGCGGAGGAGGTCGCGGGGCAGAACGCCCTCATCGCGGCGCGCCTCGCCTACTGCTTCCCCGCCGTGTCCTCGCTCGCCGTCTACTGCCGCGACCCCACCACGCTCGCCAGCCTCACCCCGCACTGGAGGTCCCGCCTCCGCAGTGTCAAGCTCGTGCGCTGGCACCAGCGCCCGCCCGGCCTCGACGCCGGCGCGGATCTCGAGCCCCTCCTCGGGGACTGCCCCGCGCTCAGGGCGCTCGACCTCTCCGAGTTCTACTGCTGGACGGAGGACATCCAGCCTGCGCTTGCGGCGCACCCGGCAGCCGCCGCGGCGCTCACCGAGCTCGACCTCGGCCTCGCGGGCGCCACGGACGggttctacgccgccgagctggGGGCCATCGCGAGATTCTGCCCCAATCTTCGCAAGCTCGTGGCGCCCTGTGTGTTCAACCCTCGGTACGTTGACTTCGTCAGCGACGACGCGCTTCTCACCATCGCCACCAGCTGCCCCAAGCTGTCGATCCTGCGGCTCCGAGAACCTTTTGAGCTGGCGGCCACCAGCCAACGGGAGGACGCGGCAATCACCGTCGCAGGGCTGGTCTCCTTCTTCGCTGCACTGCCGGAGCTAGAGGATTTCACGCTTGACCTGCGGCATAATGTGCTGGAGACAGCGCCGGCCATGGAGGCGCTTGCCCGCAGGTGCCCACGGATCAAGTTCTTGACGCTGGGGGGCTTCCAGGGGTTGTGCAAGGCATCTTGGCTGCACCTCGACGGCGTTGCTGTGTGTGGTTCGCTGGAGTCGCTATGCATCAAGGGTTGTTTGGATCTCACTGACGCCAGCCTTGCTGCCATAGGTCGTGGGTGCGGGAGGCTTGCTAAGTTCGCCATCCATGGCTGTGATCTTGTCACATCAGTTGGGATCAGGAGGCTAGCAACGGCGCTTCGGCCCACAATCAAAGAAGTCAGTATCTTGCACTGCCGGCTTCTGGACACAGCAACATGCCTCACTGCTTTAAGTCCGATCCGTGATCGCATTGAGAGTCTTGAGGTCAGCTGTGTCTGGAAGGAAGTTGAACAGCCTGAGAGCGTGGCCAATGGCACAACCGGATGTGATCATGAAGATGATGATCTCGGTGAAGTGACATATGAGTCTGCATCGAAGAAATGTAGGTACATGGAATTGGATGATCTAGTCAGCTGGGAGATGCTACGTTCACTCTCCCTCTGgttccctgctggtgaggtactCTCCCCACTCATCTCTGCTGGGCTTGATAGCTGCCCTGTTCTAGAGGAGATCTCAATTAAAGTGGAGGGTGATTGCCGTGCACGCCCTGGCCCATTTTTTGGCCTGAGGTATCTTGCAGGCTTCCCAGTACTTGCTAAGATGAAATTGGATCTGAGTGAGGCGGTTGGGTATGCTCTTACTGCACCAGCAGGCCAGATGGATCTCTCTCTGTGGGAGCGATTTTATTTGCATGGTATAGATTCACTAATGACTCTGTATGAGCTGGATTATTGGCCTCCCCAAGACAAGGAAGTGAACCAGCGTAGCCTGACACTGCCCGCTGTGGGACTGCTCCAGGGCTGCGTTGGGCTCAGGAAGCTCTTCGTCCATGGCACCACACATGAGCATTTCCTGACCTTCTTCTTGAAGGTGCCAAATTTGAGGGACATGCAGCTAAGGGAGGACTACTATCCCGCACCAGAGAGTGATATGATGAACACGGAAATGCGAGCTGAGTCTTGGCTCCGGTTCGAGAATCAGCTGAACATCAGGCTAATTGAGGATTAA